DNA from Roseimicrobium sp. ORNL1:
CGAGGTCAGGCACGAGAATGGGCACGCGGCTGAACTTGAAACGCACGGCGCCATTTTCTTCCGTGTAGACGCGACCGGCGGCTTCGAGCTTGGCCAGGTAGGCATCGTAGATGTGTTTCCGCTGGCTCTGGAAGTAGGGGCCGGTATCGCCGCCTTTCTCCGGGCCTTCGTCCCAGTCGAGGCCGAGCCACTTGAGGCCGTCATAGATGGCCTGGCGGGCAGGTTCCGTGTTGCGAGCCTCGTCGGTGTCCTCAATGCGCAGGATGAAGGTGCCGCATGACTTGCGGGCCAGGAGCCAGTTGAAGAGGGCAGTACGGGCGCCACCGACATGGAGGTAGCCGGTGGGGGAGGGGGCGAAGCGAACACGAATGGACATCCCCGGCATGTAACGAAGGAATGCCCCCGCCTCAAGCCCCAAGCGGCCCCGGAAAGAATTTGAACTTTGTTCCGCGGGTGGACACCAATTGCAGGGTCCCCGGCGTTAATCCCTAAAGTGCTTGGAACTTAAGACTTCCCCCGTATCCTCCCGCGCATGAAGAACCTGAAAAAGAAGGCGCTCATCCTGTTTCTCTCCCTCTCGGCGCTGCTCGTAGGGGTGGGCACTGGCGGCTACTTCTGGGTCGCCGGGAAGCTGGAGAAGGAATCCCTCATCGCGCAGATGGAGAACGCCTGGGACTGCCGGGTGCAACTCGACCGGACGGAGGTGAACCTGCTCAGCTCCCCCGCCTCGGTGAAGCTGATTGGCCTGAAGATGATTCCCCGGGATGATGAAGTGGAAAAGCCGCAGGCCCAGCGCACGCCCATCAAGGACGAGGAAGTGCTGGTCGGCGCGTCTGAAGCCGTGCTCTCCATGGAACTCATGGACCTGCTGAGGGGCACGCTGAAGGTGGAGAAGCTGCACCTGGAGAAGGCGCTCGTGCGCATGCTCATCGACGAGTACGGCGACAGCAGCCTGGATGAACTCTTCGACTCGCCCTACGAGAAGGACGAGGACAAATATGAATACGTCGAGGTGCCGAAAGCGACGGCAACTCCCGCACCCGCGCCTGCGCCCAACGCTGCCTCTCCGGCGGTGAATCCTGCTCCTGCTCCTGCTCCGAGCCCTGAGAATGCTGCGCCGGTGCCTCCTGCTCCAGTGCCACCTGTTCCTGCACCTTCACCCACGCCAGCACCCACTCCCCAGCCGACTCCCGACCCGGTGGCCACGCCTACACCGCCGGCTGGCACCGCGCCTGCGGCACCTGTTGCGCCATCTCCTGCCGCTCCCGCGCCTGATGCAGCACCCGCACCCGCAGCGACACACACCATTGTGGTGACCAATCCGGATGGCACGAAGGTGACACTGGTCAGAAAGAAGAAGACCAAGAAGAAGAAAAAGAAGCGCGACAAGAAGGAGATGTACGCGAATGAGCTGAAGCTCAATCTCGACATCAAAGAGGTGTCCATCTCCAACGGTCTCTTTGAGAACATCGACATGGAGAAGGGCACGTACCTCACCTTCAGCGACCTGAATGTGGCGCTCAAGGACATCGACATTGTGCCGACGGCGCTGGCCACGCACAACTCCTGCCAGCTCGACATGAAGTCGGCCATCAAGTTTGTGAAGACGGAGAAGAAGAAGGAAGTCACCGTCGCGGACTTCGCCTTCGAGGGCAAGGGCCGGGCGGCTCCCTTCGATGCGGCCACCGGCTTGTGGAGTCCTGACCTGAAGTTGGAGATTCTCCTGAAGAAAGGCGGCCTGCTGGGTGGTCTTCCTTTGGGCAAGCAACTGGGCAAGAAGGATGCGAAGAAGGTCGCCGAGTACGGCATCAGCCTGGACGACGTGGCAATTGGTGGCGTGCTGACGGAGGAGACGAAGACGGGCATTCACGTGGTACGCGGCAGCAAGCTCATGCTGGAGGGCGATACCCGCTTCGCCTTCCCGCAGTATGAGATCACGATGCTGGACAACAGCTGGTTCAACGCACCCGAGGATTTGATCAATGCACGTGCCAAGCTGGTGGTGAGCCCCGAGCTCACCCAGAAGATTGTGGAGGATGCGAAGAAGGTGCTCGAGAAGGAGCTTGGTGCGAAGGAGGCTGTGAGTGTGGTCGTGGATTTGCTCGTGATCGCCCTCATGGATGAGCAGAAACGGCTCGCCGTGCCCTTCCGTGCCAAGGGGCAGATGTCCAAGCCTGATGTGAGCCTGGATACCGCGCTCACGGATGTGAAGGACAAGCTCAAGGACGCCGGGAAGAACTTCCTGAAGGGGTTGTTTGATGGGGAGGAGAAGAAGTAGTACCAGCAACAGCTGAAGAAGGGGTGTTGTGCCGGGTGCGAAGGCCTGGGCAAGGAGCGTGGACACTCTTGTCCGCCGTTCTGTTGCGCAGCGACCTCCAGCATATGAAAGCGACAGGTGACGCCTCTGGAGCAGTTGGTGGCATGTGGCCTTGCCTGCTAGACGAAAGAGCGTGGTACATCAGGGGCGGCGGACAAGAGTGTCCACGCTCCCTTGAAGAGCCCGGTGCTTCTCCCCTGGGACGAATGGTCCCTTTTCATGTCTCGCCCCAGGAACTGCTTTCAGCGGCGATATGATGTACTATGTCATGATATATAATAAGATGTTCTATCGAGGACAACGCTAAGGTCAGATTAGGTGTTTAGCCTCGCGTTGACTTGCCTGGATTTGTAGAGCCGTGTCTTGCTCGCGATTGTTTGGGCAATGGCTGTTCATGGGGTGCCGTTTCGGGGGACAGGGGTTGTTCATTGTGTAGTGAAGCGGGGGCTCTGGCGGCTGAAGGTCGTGCCGTTTTGCGTTGCGAGGGGTGACTTGCCCAAGGATGCACGGGGCGCAGCAAACTCCCCACGGCGACGCCAGCAGAACTGGAGGTCGCCGCGCATGCGCCGTCCACCACACTCCCATGAATATCACATCCTCTCACACTACCACCGAGGGGCGATTCACACGCTTCGGGCTGGCCGTTTTGGCTGGCTTGACTTGCGGAGGTCTTGCCCTGGCACAGTCACCATCACAAACTTCGCCCCCGGCGAAACCAGCTCCTCCGGAGGCTGCCATCACCCTGCCGCCGGTCACGGTCACGGCAGAGACACCGCTGCGTACGAAGGAAGATTTGTTGAATCTGCCCCAAGCTATCACCGTCATTGAGCGGGAGGATCTCGTCCGCAGGCAACCTCGCACGCCCATTGAGGCGCTGCAGGAGGAGCCCGGCATCTGGGCTGTGAGCGTCGCTGCGCAAGGCTCGCCAATCATTCGCGGCCAGCTTGGCAATCGCAATCTCTACCTCTGGGATGGAGTGAGAATCAACAACGGCGCCGGTTTTGGTGGCCCCAGTCCCTTCTTCAATCAGTACCCCATCGGCGCATTGGATCGCGTGGAAGTGATTCGCGGGTCGGGCTCGGTGCAGTATGGCAGCGATGCTATCGGTGGCGTGGTGAACCTCCTCACCCGTCGCGCCTCGTTCTCGGATACGGTGGATGTGGGTGGTGAATTGTATGGACGCTATGGCTCCAACGACGACGAGTTCACCGAGACACTCGATGTGCACGCCACTGGCCCCACGCTTGCCTTCTCCGCAGGCATCACGCGACAGGATGTGGATGACTACCGTGGACCCGGTGAAGGGACGCTGAGTCCCACGAGTTATGAAGCGACCGGTGGCTATGCCAACCTGGCCTTCCGCCCGGCGGAGGGACACACCTTCCGACTCTCGTGGATTCACAACCGTCGTGACGACGTTGAAACGTATGTGCAGTCCAAGCTGAATGCGAATGGCGTGCCGCGCATCTTCACACCCGATGAGACGCGGGGGATTGTGAAGTTCGACTACACCGCGGAGAACCTTGGTTCCTGGAGTGATGAGCTGAAAATCTACGGCTACTACCACTACTATGACCAGCTCTCTGAGCGCCGCCGTCAGAATGATACCAGCTTCAGCAACACCGCGACGACCACGGACCAGGAGGTGCTCGGCGTGGGTATCCAGAATGCCGTCTCGTTTGAGAGGAACTCCGCCCGCCTCATCTACGGCGTGGACTATCGCTATGAGATGCTGGACTCTTCCATCAGCCAGTCCATCCGCGACTTTGCCTCGGGAAACACCCGCGTGGTGGAGCCCTATGGCAATGTGCCAGATGGTACCTACGACGTGTTCGATGCGTTTGCCACGTTTGAGTTTCGCCCCACCCAGCGACTGCTCCTCACCGTGGGAGCCCGCTTTGAGAACTCGCATATCAATTCGGATCCTTCGCAGAGTGATGTGATCCCTGATGCCGGATATGACATCAATGACCTCTCGATTGATGAGAGCTGGCAGTCCGTCACCTGGAATGCCGGTGCCATCTATAATGTCACGGACAACTGGGATCTCGTGGGCAATATTGGCAGCGGATTCCGTGCGCCTGGCTATTGGGACTTGTTGAGTGCGGGTACGCCCACGTTCTCCAGCCGCATCGCCTACCTGCCCAGCCCCAATCTGGACCCGGAGAAGTCCATCACCTTTGAGTTCGGTCCGCGCTACCATTCGTCGCGCACGAACTTCTCGCTGGTGGGCTTCTATACGAAACTGGATGATCTCATCGGTTCGCAGACGGAAGGCACCGTAACGCTTCCCGGACAGGGAACCTTCGCCGCCACGCATGAGGCGAACATTGGAGAGGGTTATGTCACCGGTGCCGAGCTCGCGCTGGCGTATGAGCTGGCGGATGACTGGACAGTCTTCGGCAATGCCACCTACACGTATGGGAAGGACACCGCGAGCGGCTATCCACCGCGGTTCATTCCGCCCTTCTTCGGCACGGTGGGTCTGCGCTATGAGCATCCCTCCGGTCGCTGGTGGGTGGAGGTGGTGGAGGTCTTCTCGGACCGCCTGCGCAGACACGCGCCGGATGATGAGCAGGATGCGGGCTTCTCCAAGGACCCTGCCTATGGTTCACCGAATGATACAAACAATCCGCCTCTGCGTGATGATTTCACCATCCCCGGATGGGCCATCACGAATGTGCGTGGTGGGGTGAATGTGTGGCGTGAGGGAGACCGGGCACTGGATCTGACCCTGGCCTTCAACAACATCTTCGACACGCGCTACCGCGAAGCTTATGCCCAGCGGCAGAAAGTGGCTCCGGGGTTCGGCATTGTCGTGGGTGCGCGACTGACGTTCTAAGCGGCGATGTTGCCTGGCATCACCAAGTTGATTAAAACCATTGCGACCACCACAGCGCTTCTGCTGTGGTGGTCTGCAGCTGTATTGATGGCTCAACAAACGACGCAGCCCTCTGCGAAGCTGGCCTTCGTGGGGGTGTGGGAGCGCTCCATGCCGCTGCTGGACCAGGCGTGTCGTGAGCATGGGGTGGCAGCGGGATTCTATTCCGCCGGTGAGTTTGCCAAGTTGGACAGCAAGGAGGCATCGGCATTTCCCGTCGTGCTTGTGCTCAACATTGATGCCTCAAGCACCTCAGCGCTTACGACGAAGCTGAAGGAGGCTCATGAGGGCAATGCCGCCCAGAAGGTGCTCTCACTCGATACACGCGACAGCCAGGTAGATCTGGAGAAGCAGGGCCTGCTGATCCAGGATCCGGCACTGCGCAGCTATTGGCGTGGGAATGGACCCACCAATGTCACCCGCATGATTGGCTACTGTGGGAAGACCTATCTTGGATTGGAGAAAGAAGTGCTGCCTCCCATCATCATTCCTGAGTTCGGTTATTATGCTCCAGGACACGAGGATGCTTTCACAGACATCGAGCACTATCGTGAATTTCAAAAGTCGAAGCAGCGCTGGAAGGATGATGTGCCCGTGGCGGTGCTTGTGATTCAGCAGTCCTTCTGGATTACCCGGGACCTGAAAGTGGTGAACGCGCAAATGGAGGCCCTTGAGCGACACGGCCTGAATCCCGTGGTCATCTTCGGCGACAGTGCGGACAAGGTGAATGGCCTCATTCGTGCGGCGAAGCCGGCGATTCTCATCGAGGACCGTCATGGCTCGAACTGGAACAACGGGGAGTTCCTCAAGGAGCTCGACATTCCCTATCTACGGCCCGTGTCCATGCTGGCCTCTACGGTGGACGAGTGGCAGAAGAATCCGCGCGGTCTTTCCTATCAGGACGTGGGCCTCTTCATGTCGCTGCAGGAGTACTGGGGCACGATTGAGCCGATGGTTGTGGGTGGATTGCAGGCGAGCATCCAGGGATTCCGTCTGCATGAGCCCATCCCGGACCGCGTGGAGGCCTTTGCGGCACGCGCCGCGAAGCTGGTGGCCCTGCGCACGAAGAAGAATGCGGAGAAGAAGGTAGCCATCATCTATTACAACAAGGGGCTCGGGCAGGATGACCTGATGCGCGGC
Protein-coding regions in this window:
- a CDS encoding TonB-dependent receptor, yielding MNITSSHTTTEGRFTRFGLAVLAGLTCGGLALAQSPSQTSPPAKPAPPEAAITLPPVTVTAETPLRTKEDLLNLPQAITVIEREDLVRRQPRTPIEALQEEPGIWAVSVAAQGSPIIRGQLGNRNLYLWDGVRINNGAGFGGPSPFFNQYPIGALDRVEVIRGSGSVQYGSDAIGGVVNLLTRRASFSDTVDVGGELYGRYGSNDDEFTETLDVHATGPTLAFSAGITRQDVDDYRGPGEGTLSPTSYEATGGYANLAFRPAEGHTFRLSWIHNRRDDVETYVQSKLNANGVPRIFTPDETRGIVKFDYTAENLGSWSDELKIYGYYHYYDQLSERRRQNDTSFSNTATTTDQEVLGVGIQNAVSFERNSARLIYGVDYRYEMLDSSISQSIRDFASGNTRVVEPYGNVPDGTYDVFDAFATFEFRPTQRLLLTVGARFENSHINSDPSQSDVIPDAGYDINDLSIDESWQSVTWNAGAIYNVTDNWDLVGNIGSGFRAPGYWDLLSAGTPTFSSRIAYLPSPNLDPEKSITFEFGPRYHSSRTNFSLVGFYTKLDDLIGSQTEGTVTLPGQGTFAATHEANIGEGYVTGAELALAYELADDWTVFGNATYTYGKDTASGYPPRFIPPFFGTVGLRYEHPSGRWWVEVVEVFSDRLRRHAPDDEQDAGFSKDPAYGSPNDTNNPPLRDDFTIPGWAITNVRGGVNVWREGDRALDLTLAFNNIFDTRYREAYAQRQKVAPGFGIVVGARLTF